Genomic window (Agromyces mariniharenae):
ACCCTGCCGCTGCACGGCGACGGGCGTGGCATCCGTCAGGATCGCGACGAGCTGCCCCGAGCGGGTGATCGGCTCCTCGGCGCGCGCCCGGACGATCGCGCGGGCGTAGCGCTGCGCGAGCTTCTCCTCCCCGTACTCCTGGAAGATCCGCCGCAGCTCCTGCTCACTCGACTCGGCGATCACGTCGGCGGCCGTGCGGCCGCGCGTGGAGTCCATCCGCATGTCGAGCGGGGCGTCCTTCGCGTAGGCGAACCCGCGCTCGGCGCGATCGAGCTGCAGCGACGAGACGCCGAGGTCGAAGAGCACGCCCTGCACCTCGTCGAAGCCCTCCGACCGGATCGCCTCCGCGATGCCGTCGTAGACCGTGTGCACGAACCGGGCGCGGTCGCCGAACGCGGCGAGCCGCTCGCGTGCGATGCCGAGGGCGTCGGTGTCGCGGTCGAGGCCGATGACCGTGAGCTCCGGGAAGCGCTCGAGGAACGCGCGGCTGTGGCCGCCCATGCCGAGCGTGGCATCGACGAGGGCCGCGCCCTCCTGCCGGATGGCGGGTGCGAGCAGCTCGACCGTGCGTTCGAGCATGACGGGGGTGTGGATGCGTTCGATGTCCATGATTCCTTCGGGACCGGTTCCCGGACTCCGATCCCCATCCGTTCGTCCTGATGCGGGGAAGTGCACCAGGCGCGCACGGCTGGGAGTCGCAATCCGGGACTAGAACAGCCCGGGGATCACCTCCTCCGCCGTCTCCGCGAAGGCCGCCTCCTGCTCGGCGAGGTATGTCTGCCATGCCTCGGCATCCCAGATCTCCACCCGGCTGCCGGCGCCGATGACCGCGAGGTCTCGGTCGAGCCCCGCATAGCTGCGGAGCGTGGCGGGGATGGTGACCCGATGCTGCTTGTCGGGGGTCTCCGCGGATGCCCCCGAGAGGAAGACGCGCATGTAGTCGCGCGCCTGCTTGCTCGTCACGGGGGCCTGGCGGATCTTGTCGCTCATCTGCTCGAACTCCCGCGCGCTGAACACGTAGATGCAGCGCTCCTGCCCGCGCGTGAGCACGAGGCCGGTCGAGAGCTCTTCCCGGAACTTCGCCGGAAGAATGACGCGACCCTTCTCATCGAGCTTCGGTTCGTAGGTCCCGAGGAACATCGCGCCACCCCCTTTCCTCCGGCCAGGATCCAGGTGACCCCACTTTACTCCACTCTCATCCACCGATCAACGACATTCGCTCGTTTCCGCGCTCGGGGCGGTGTGAGAGCCCTGTGAATCCGTGGGAATCGACGCGTGGAGCGGAGTGGAGGGATTTCACTCCATCCGGGGCGCCACGGGCGCCCCTTCGGGAGGAATCGGGCCGTTCAGGAGGGCGTTCAGGAGCCGAACAGGGCTGGGCGCGGCATCCGGACGCTGCTCAGGGCACGAAAAACGGGCCGATCCGAGGATCGACCCGTCGTGGTGGTGGGAAGTGGAGGGCGGCTAGTCGCGACCCTCCTGCCGGCGGTCCCAGCGGTCGTTCAGGCGGTCCATGAAGCCGCCGCCAGAGCGCTTGCCCTTCGGCGAGCCGGCCGTGGGCTCGGCCGGGGCCGGCGCGGTCGCGCCGCGCTTGCCGGGGGTGATGGCCAGGAGCACGCCGCCGAACATGAGCGCGAAGCCGATGACGCCGACGATCAGCAGCTGGAGCGCGACGCCGGCGATGAGGGCGCCGATGCCCGCGACCGCGAGCAGGACGCCGAGCACGATCGAACGATAGTTGGGCCGACGACCCCGTACGCCACCCACCGCGTGCACGAAATCCGCGTCGTTGCGGTAGAGGTTGCGCTCCATCTCCTCGAGAAGACGTTGCTCCTGCTCTGAAAGCGGCATCTCATTCCCCTCAGGCTCGGGATCGACGCATCCGAGCTCATTCTAGCGCCGCGCCGCCTCGCTAGGCTAGGCGAGTGGCTCGTGGTTCCCGGCTCGTCGATCTGGTGCATGCGCGCATCGAGGACTTCCTCGCTGGGCGCTCTTCCATTCTCCGCTCCATCAGCCCCGACCTCGACCCGCTCGACGCGTTCTCAAGGCGCTTTCTCAGCGGCGGCAAGCGCTTCCGGGCCCTGTTCTGCTACTGGGGCTGGGAGTCCGTCGCGGGGCGCGGGTTCGACCCGTTCGAGTCCGACGGCGGGCGGGACCACTACCCCGTCGTCTCCGCCGCCTCGGCGCTCGAGCTGTTCCACGCGGCGGCGCTCGTGCACGACGACCTCATCGACAACTCCGACACCCGCCGCGGGGCGCCCTCGGCCCATCGCCTCTTCGAGTCGCTGCACGCCGACTCGGGGTGGGCGGGCGGTTCGGCGGAGTTCGGGCGGGCCTCCGCGATCCTCCTCGGCGACCTCCTCCTGGGCTGGAGCGACGAGCTGTTCGACGAGGGCCTCGACGCCGTGGCCGACCGCCAGGCGGCCCGCGCCGCCCGCGCCGAGTTCATGCGCATGCGCACCGAGGTGACATCGGGGCAGTACCTCGACATCCTCGAGGAGCGGGCGTGGCTCGTGCAGCCCGAGGCCGAGCAGCGCACCAGGGCCGAGCGCGTGATCGTCTACAAGTCGGCGAAGTACTCGATCGAGTCGCCCCTCGTCATCGGCGGCGCGCTGGCCGGGGCGTCCGCCGCGCAGCTCGCGGCGCTGCGCGGGTTCGGGCTGCCGCTCGGGATCGCCTACCAGCTGCGCGACGACCTGCTGGGCGTCTTCGGCGACCCCGAGGTCACCGGGAAGCCGAGCGGCGACGACCTGCGCGAGGGCAAGCGCACCATGCTCGTCGCGATCGCCCGGGAGCGGCTCTCGACCGGGCAGCGCCGACTCCTCGACGAGCTCCTCGGCGACCCCGACCTCGGGGCCGACCAGGTGCGGATGCTGCAGCGCACGATCGCCGACTGCGGTGCCGTCGAGGAGGTCGAGGCGATGATCGCCGACAACCTGGCCAGCGCCACCGCGGTCCTCGAGGACGCTCCCCTCAGCCGCGACGCACGCGCAGAGCTCGGCTCGCTCGCGAAGGCCGTCACGCGCCGGGCGAGCTGAGGCGGAGGCGGCCGGCCAAGCGGGTGCTCCGGCGGTCGAGCGCCGGGCGAGGATCAGGCGAGGGCCTGCGCCACTCGACGGACCTCGGACTTGCGGCCCGCCCGGAGCGCGGCGATGGGACTCGTGCCGAGGCTGTCCTCCTCGCCGAGCAGCCACTCGAGCGCCTCGGCGTCGCTGAACCCGGCATCGGCGAGCACGACGGCGGTGCCGTGCAGCTCGGGCAGCGGCGCGTCGTCGCGCAGGAACGACGCGGGCACCTTCAGCACGCCGTCGACGCGCGTCGCGAGCAGGTGGCGGTCGTCGATGAGCTTGCGGATGCGGCTCGGGGTCAGCCCGAGCCGCTCGACGAGGTCGGGAACGGTCAGCCACTCGGTCTGGTCGTCGTCGGTCACGTCACCAGCCTGCCAGACGGATGCGGCGCATCGGAAGCATCCCCGCCGCGACGCGCGGAGCCGTTCGACCCGGAGTCCGGGGACTCGCGGCGAGGTCGTTGACTCGCCCCATCCCCTGTGGGACGTTGGCGACGGACGAGGGGGTCCGGCCCGAGGGGGGATCATGTCGGACGGAACGGAGGCGGTTCGCTGGGGGCGTCTGCGCCGCACCGGCGCCGCAGCCGAGCGGGGCGGCCGTCGCGGCATCCGCGCGGTGCTCACCCTGCCGATCGCCGTCGCGAGCACCCTGGCCGTGACCCTCGGCATCGCGCAGCCCGCGGATGCGGCCGCCGTGCCTCCGGTGAAGCGGCACGCGAAGCCGAAGGCGCTGGGCTCGGCGCCCCGCGCGGCAGCGGCCGCCGCGCCGGCATCCGTGCCCGCGCCGCCCGAGTACGTGGTGGCCGAGGGCGACACCGTCAGCGGCATCGCCGAGCGGTTCGGGCTCGCCACCGCCGAGGTGCTCGCCGCGAACGGGCTCGGCTGGTCGAGCCTCATCTTCCCCGGCCAGCGGCTCGCGCTCCCCGGTGGCACCGTGGACGGGTCGGCACCCGCTCCCCCGCCCGCCGCGCCCGAGATCGCCCGCCACGTCGTCGTCGAGGGCGACACCGTGAGCAGCATCGCCGCGGCGTACGGGCTCGACGCCGGCGACGTGCTGAGCGCCAACGGCCTCGGCCCGACGAGCCTCATCTTCCCCGGCGAGGCCATCGTGCTGCCGCTCGCCGATCCGTCGTCGACGCTGCCGGTGCCACCGGCCGCGGCACCCGCTCCACCCGCGGAGCCCGCGCCGAGCGGACCCGCGGCCCCCGACGCGTCCGTGTCCCCCGACACGCACGTCGTGGCCCCCGGCGACACGCTCTTCGGCCTGGCGGAGGCGTACGGCGTGACGGTCGCCGACCTCGACGCGGCCAACGCCCTCGGCGGCTCGACGCTGATCGTCCCGGGGCAGGTGCTCGTCGTGCGTCGGCCCGAGCCCGTCGTCACCGTCGCCTCGGTGAGCGTGCCCCTCACCGACGAGATGCGGGCGAACGCCCGGATCGTCATCGACCTCGGACGCGCCCTCGGCGTGCCCGAGCAGGGCATCGTGATCGCGCTCGCGGCCGCGGCGCAGGAGTCGGGCCTGCGGAACCTGCACCACGGCGACCAGGACTCGCTCGGCCTGTTCCAGCAGCGGCCCAGCGAGGGCTGGGGCACGCCCGAGGAGGTCCTCGATCCTGTGCGGGCGACGACGGCGTTCTACGGCGGGGCGGCGAACCCGAACCCCGGCCGCACGAGCGGCCTGCTCGACATCGTCGGGTGGGAGGCCATGTCGGTCACGCAGGCCGCCCAGGCGGTGCAGCTCTCGGCGCATCCCGACCACTACGCGAAGTGGGAGGTGTCGGCGAGGGCCTGGCTGTCGGAGCTCGGCTGACGACGGCCGCGTCGGCCGGACCTGCCGTGCCGCCCCGCGTCCCCGCGTCATCCGGGGTCACGAAGCCGTTGCGATTCCGTCGTTCCACGGTGTGTAGTCGGGTCGGGGCATGCAGGGGTTCGTAGACTCGAACGGTGACCACCGCGCCCGCCGACCCGATGATCGGCCGTCTCGTCGACGGCCGGTATCAGGTGCGCTCGCGGATCGCCCGAGGGGGCATGGCCACGGTCTACCTCGCGACCGACCTGCGCCTCGAGCGCCGCGTCGCGATCAAGATCATGCACGGTCACCTCGCCGACGACAACACCTTCAAGACCCGGTTCGTGCAGGAGGCGCGCTCGGCGGCCCGACTCGCGCATCCGAACGTGGTGAACGTGTTCGACCAGGGCCAGGACTCCGACATGGCCTACCTGGTCATGGAGTACCTGCCCGGCATCACGCTGCGCGAGCTGCTGAAGGACTACAAGAAGCTCACGCCCGAGCAGACCGTCGACATCATGGACGCCGTGCTGGCCGGCCTCGCCGCCGCGCACAAGGCCGGCATCGTGCACCGCGACCTCAAGCCCGAGAACGTCCTGCTCGCCGACGACGGCCGCATCAAGCTCGGCGACTTCGGGCTCGCGCGCGCCGCGAGCGCCAACACCGCCACCGGCCAGGCGCTGCTCGGCACCATCGCCTACCTGTCCCCCGAACTCGTCACCCGCGGCGTCGCCGACGCGCGCAGCGACATCTACGCGGTCGGCATCATGATGTACGAGATGCTCACCGGCGAGCAGCCCTACGTGGGCGAGGCGCCGATGCAGATCGCGTACCAGCACGCCAACGACACGGTGCCCACCCCGAGCTCGAAGAATCCCGCGGTGCCCGTCGAGCTCGACGAGCTCGTGCTCTGGGCCACGGCACGCGACCCCGAGGAGCGTCCGCACGATGCGCGCGACATGCTCGACCGGCTCCGCGAGGTCGAGCCCGCGATCCGCGCGCCGCGGCAGGCGCCGCGCACGCAGGCCACGGTCGTGCTGCCCGACGCGGCGATGCCCGTCGGCGTCGCCACCGCCGCGACCGCCGTCATCGGCGGCGGCGCAGTGGTCGCGCCGCCGGCGCCGCCCGAGGCATCCGACGACGAGGCCGCGTCCGCCCTCGCGACGAGCTCAGACCGCCGTCGCCGCCGCGGCTACTGGATCTTCGCGCTCGTGCTGCTGCTCACCGGGCTCGCCGCGGGCACCGGGTGGTACTTCGGCGCCGGCCCCGGCGCCATGACGACCGTGCCCGAGACGGCGACCCTCCTGCCCGACAACGCCCGCCAGGTGCTCGCCGAGGAGGGCTTCCAGGTCGTCGACGCCGAACGCAACGACCCGCGCGTGCCCGCCGGCCAGGTCTCCGGCACCGATCCGGCCGCGGGCCAGCAGGCCCGGCGCGGGTCCACCGTGACGATGTTCGTCTCGCTCGGGCCGCTCATGCTGCCGATGCCCGACGTGGTCGGTCAGCCCGAGGCCGATGCGCGCAGCGCTCTCGGCGACTTCACGGTGGCCGAGCAGTCCCTGCAGCAGTTCTCGGGCGACATCGCCGCAGGCTCGGTCATCGCGGTCCTCGGGGCCGAGGGCAACGCCGTCGCCGCGGGTGACCCCTACCCCGAGCTCGGCGACCTGTCGATCGTCGTCTCGGTCGGCCCGATCCCCGACGTCACGGGCATGCCCGTCGCCGAGGCCGAGGCCGCCATCACGGGCGCCCAGCTCGTGGTGGGCACCGCCGAGCCCGAGTTCGACGACGAGGTGCCCGCCGACCACGTGATCTCATGGGCCCCCGCCACCGATCCCGTTCGGCCCGGCGACACGATCGTGATCACGGTGTCGAAGGGCCCCGACCTCGTCGAGGTGCCCAACGTCATCACGGGCCAGACCGTCGCCCAGGCGCGTCAGCAGCTCGAGGCGCTCGGGTTCAGCGTGACGTCCAACGTGCCGGGCTTCCTCGAGGGCGCCGTCGTCGCATCCGTGCAGAGTCCGGCGGCCGGCGAGAAGCTCAAGCGCGGCTCCGAGGTCACGGTCAACTTCGGCTGAGCCCGGGCGGACGCCGCGCGGCATCCGTCGACTCCGGCATCGGATGCCGCGGAGCATCCTCGGACGCGCACGGAACACCCGCGCGCGACCGCGGCGGGGCATCCGTCGGACGCCCCGCCGCCGGCCGTCAGCGCGCGGTGAGCTCCTCGGCCACGAGGAAGGCCAGCTCGAGCGACTGCATGTGGTTGAGGCGCGGGTCGCAGAGCGACTCGTACCGGGTCGCGAGGGTCTCCTCGTCGATGTGCTCGGAGCCGCCGAGGCACTCGGTCACGTCATCGCCAGTGAGCTCCACGTGGATGCCGCCGGGGTACGTGCCCGCGGCCCGGTGGGCCTCGAAGAAGCCGCGGACCTCGTCGACCACGTCGTCGAACCGGCGGGTCTTGTAGCCGTTCGGCGTCGTGATGCCGTTGCCGTGCATCGGGTCGGTGACCCACAGTGGGTTCGCGTCGCTGCGCTTGATCGCCTCCAGCAGCGGCGGCAGCGCGTCGCGGATCTTCCCGGCGCCCATGCGCGTGATGAACGTGAGGCGGCCCGGCTCGCGGTGCGGGTCGAGCTTCTCGACGAGCTCGATCATCGTCTCGGGCGTCGTCGACGGCCCGAGCTTCACGCCGATCGGGTTGCGCACCCGCGACAGGAAGTCGACGTGCGCGCCGTCGAGGTCGCGCGTGCGCTCGCCGATCCAGATGAAGTGGCCCGACGTGAGGTAGGGCGTGCCCGTGCGCGAGTCGATGCGGGTCATCGGGCGCTCGTAGTCCATGAGCAGGCCCTCGTGGCCCGTGTAGAACTCGGTGTGCTTCAGCGCCTCGAAGTCGGCGCCGCACGCCTCCATGAACTTGATCGCGCGGTCGATCTCGCGGGCGAGCGACTCGTACCTGGCGTTCGCCGGGTTGGCCGAGAAGCCCTGGTTCCACGAGTGCACCTGGCGGAGGTCGGCGAAGCCGCCCTGCGTGAACGCGCGGATGAGGTTCAGGGTCGACGCGGCCATGTGGTAGCCGCGCACCAGGCGCGACGGGTCGGCCTGGCGCGACTCGGGCGTGAAGTCGTAGCCGTTCACGATGTCGCCGCGGTAGGCGGGCAGCGTGACGCCGCCGCGCGTCTCGGTGTCGCTCGAGCGCGGCTTGGCGAACTGGCCCGCCATGCGGCCCATCTTCACGACCGGCATCGACGCGCCGTAGGTGAGCACGACGGCCATCTGCAGCACGGTCTTCACGCGGTTGCGGATCTGGTCGGCGGTCGCCCCGGCGAACGTCTCGGCGCAGTCGCCGCCCTGCAGCAGGAACGACTCGCCGCGCGACGCGGCGGCCAGCCGGGTGCGCAGCATGTCGACCTCGCCGGCGAACACGAGCGGGGGCAGGGTCGCGAGCTCGGCGGATGCCGCGTGCGCCGCCTCGGCGTCGGGCCACGTGGGCTGCTGCTTGATCGGCAGCGTGCGCCAATAGTCGAGGCCGTCGATCACGGAGGGATCTGCATTGACGACGGGCTCGACGAGCTGTACCACGGGACTGTCCTGAGGGGTCGGGGCGCGGGCGCGCCGGAACGGGAAACGCGGCGTCGCACGCGCGCCGCCGCACGTTCGAGCCTACCCCGATTGCGCGGCCCGCTGCTCCCGCACGGAGCTGGCGTACACGTCGACGTACTCCTGGCCGCTCAGGGCGCGCAGCTCGTAGACGAGCTCGTCCGTCACGGAGCGCAACACGAACCGGTCGCCCTCGAGTCCCTCGAAGCGCGAGAAGTCGAGCGGCTCGCCGATGATGATGCCGATGCGGCGCACCTTCGGCAGTCGCGTGCCGATGGGCATGACCTCCTCGGTGCCGATCATGGCGACCGGGATGACGGGCACGCCCGCCTCGAGCACCATCCGGGCGACGCCCGTGCGGCCGCGGTAGAGGCGGGCGTCGGGGCTGCGCGTGCCCTCGGGATAGATGCCGAGGATGCCGCCCTCGCCGAGGACCCGCAGGCCGGTCGCGAGCGACGCCTCGGACGCCTTGCCGCCCGAACGGTCGATCGGCAGTTGCCCGGCCGCCTGGAAGAACGTGCGCGTCGCCCAGCCCTTCAGGCCCTTGCCGGTGAAGTACTCGCTCTTCGCGAGGAAGATGACCCGGCGGTCGACGACGAGCGGCAGGAAGATCGAGTCGATGAACGAGAGGTGGTTCGACGCGAGGATGACCGCGCCGTCCTTCGGCACGTTCTGGAGGCCGACGACCCAGGGCCGGAAGATCGCCAGCAGGATGGGCCCGATGACGATGTGCTTCATGATCCAGTAGAACACCGGACCTCCCCTCGTCGCCGAACGAACGCTTCAGCCTAGCGCCGAGCGGATCAGGCGTGCTCCTCGACCCACACGCGCGCAAGGTCGGCCGCGCCGACCACGCCGGCGTCGTTCACGAGCTCCGCGATGACGAAGTCGGGCTCGGGGTGGTAGCCGCGCGCCGGGAGGTGCTGGAGGTACGCCTCGCGGATCGGGCCGAGCAGCAGCTCCCCCGCGACGGCCACGCCGCCGCCGAACACGAAGCGCTGGGGGTCGAGAACCGCCGACAGCGACGCCGACGCCTCGCCGAGCCAGTGGCCGAGCTGCCGGAGCGCGGCGACGGCTCCGGGGTCCTCCTGCTCGATGAGGCCGCCCACGATCGTGCCGTCGAGCGCACCGCGCTCCTCGCGGGCCTGCGCGAGCGCCTGCCCGATGCCGCCGGCGTCGGCGATCTCGTTCGCCATGCGCAGCAGCGCCCGGCCCGAGCCGTACTGCTCGAGGCA
Coding sequences:
- a CDS encoding class II 3-deoxy-7-phosphoheptulonate synthase; the protein is MVQLVEPVVNADPSVIDGLDYWRTLPIKQQPTWPDAEAAHAASAELATLPPLVFAGEVDMLRTRLAAASRGESFLLQGGDCAETFAGATADQIRNRVKTVLQMAVVLTYGASMPVVKMGRMAGQFAKPRSSDTETRGGVTLPAYRGDIVNGYDFTPESRQADPSRLVRGYHMAASTLNLIRAFTQGGFADLRQVHSWNQGFSANPANARYESLAREIDRAIKFMEACGADFEALKHTEFYTGHEGLLMDYERPMTRIDSRTGTPYLTSGHFIWIGERTRDLDGAHVDFLSRVRNPIGVKLGPSTTPETMIELVEKLDPHREPGRLTFITRMGAGKIRDALPPLLEAIKRSDANPLWVTDPMHGNGITTPNGYKTRRFDDVVDEVRGFFEAHRAAGTYPGGIHVELTGDDVTECLGGSEHIDEETLATRYESLCDPRLNHMQSLELAFLVAEELTAR
- a CDS encoding lysophospholipid acyltransferase family protein, with amino-acid sequence MFYWIMKHIVIGPILLAIFRPWVVGLQNVPKDGAVILASNHLSFIDSIFLPLVVDRRVIFLAKSEYFTGKGLKGWATRTFFQAAGQLPIDRSGGKASEASLATGLRVLGEGGILGIYPEGTRSPDARLYRGRTGVARMVLEAGVPVIPVAMIGTEEVMPIGTRLPKVRRIGIIIGEPLDFSRFEGLEGDRFVLRSVTDELVYELRALSGQEYVDVYASSVREQRAAQSG
- the mraZ gene encoding division/cell wall cluster transcriptional repressor MraZ, with the translated sequence MFLGTYEPKLDEKGRVILPAKFREELSTGLVLTRGQERCIYVFSAREFEQMSDKIRQAPVTSKQARDYMRVFLSGASAETPDKQHRVTIPATLRSYAGLDRDLAVIGAGSRVEIWDAEAWQTYLAEQEAAFAETAEEVIPGLF
- a CDS encoding Rv2175c family DNA-binding protein, translating into MTDDDQTEWLTVPDLVERLGLTPSRIRKLIDDRHLLATRVDGVLKVPASFLRDDAPLPELHGTAVVLADAGFSDAEALEWLLGEEDSLGTSPIAALRAGRKSEVRRVAQALA
- a CDS encoding polyprenyl synthetase family protein produces the protein MARGSRLVDLVHARIEDFLAGRSSILRSISPDLDPLDAFSRRFLSGGKRFRALFCYWGWESVAGRGFDPFESDGGRDHYPVVSAASALELFHAAALVHDDLIDNSDTRRGAPSAHRLFESLHADSGWAGGSAEFGRASAILLGDLLLGWSDELFDEGLDAVADRQAARAARAEFMRMRTEVTSGQYLDILEERAWLVQPEAEQRTRAERVIVYKSAKYSIESPLVIGGALAGASAAQLAALRGFGLPLGIAYQLRDDLLGVFGDPEVTGKPSGDDLREGKRTMLVAIARERLSTGQRRLLDELLGDPDLGADQVRMLQRTIADCGAVEEVEAMIADNLASATAVLEDAPLSRDARAELGSLAKAVTRRAS
- a CDS encoding DUF3040 domain-containing protein; this encodes MPLSEQEQRLLEEMERNLYRNDADFVHAVGGVRGRRPNYRSIVLGVLLAVAGIGALIAGVALQLLIVGVIGFALMFGGVLLAITPGKRGATAPAPAEPTAGSPKGKRSGGGFMDRLNDRWDRRQEGRD
- the rsmH gene encoding 16S rRNA (cytosine(1402)-N(4))-methyltransferase RsmH, producing MDIERIHTPVMLERTVELLAPAIRQEGAALVDATLGMGGHSRAFLERFPELTVIGLDRDTDALGIARERLAAFGDRARFVHTVYDGIAEAIRSEGFDEVQGVLFDLGVSSLQLDRAERGFAYAKDAPLDMRMDSTRGRTAADVIAESSEQELRRIFQEYGEEKLAQRYARAIVRARAEEPITRSGQLVAILTDATPVAVQRQGHPAKRVFQALRIEVNEELSVLQRAMPAALDSIALGGRIVVLAYQSLEDRIVKRVLQAASTSSAPPGLPMELPEHKPQFRLLVRGAELASESEQAENPRAKPVRMRAAERVRRPS
- the pknB gene encoding Stk1 family PASTA domain-containing Ser/Thr kinase, yielding MTTAPADPMIGRLVDGRYQVRSRIARGGMATVYLATDLRLERRVAIKIMHGHLADDNTFKTRFVQEARSAARLAHPNVVNVFDQGQDSDMAYLVMEYLPGITLRELLKDYKKLTPEQTVDIMDAVLAGLAAAHKAGIVHRDLKPENVLLADDGRIKLGDFGLARAASANTATGQALLGTIAYLSPELVTRGVADARSDIYAVGIMMYEMLTGEQPYVGEAPMQIAYQHANDTVPTPSSKNPAVPVELDELVLWATARDPEERPHDARDMLDRLREVEPAIRAPRQAPRTQATVVLPDAAMPVGVATAATAVIGGGAVVAPPAPPEASDDEAASALATSSDRRRRRGYWIFALVLLLTGLAAGTGWYFGAGPGAMTTVPETATLLPDNARQVLAEEGFQVVDAERNDPRVPAGQVSGTDPAAGQQARRGSTVTMFVSLGPLMLPMPDVVGQPEADARSALGDFTVAEQSLQQFSGDIAAGSVIAVLGAEGNAVAAGDPYPELGDLSIVVSVGPIPDVTGMPVAEAEAAITGAQLVVGTAEPEFDDEVPADHVISWAPATDPVRPGDTIVITVSKGPDLVEVPNVITGQTVAQARQQLEALGFSVTSNVPGFLEGAVVASVQSPAAGEKLKRGSEVTVNFG
- a CDS encoding LysM peptidoglycan-binding domain-containing protein, giving the protein MSDGTEAVRWGRLRRTGAAAERGGRRGIRAVLTLPIAVASTLAVTLGIAQPADAAAVPPVKRHAKPKALGSAPRAAAAAAPASVPAPPEYVVAEGDTVSGIAERFGLATAEVLAANGLGWSSLIFPGQRLALPGGTVDGSAPAPPPAAPEIARHVVVEGDTVSSIAAAYGLDAGDVLSANGLGPTSLIFPGEAIVLPLADPSSTLPVPPAAAPAPPAEPAPSGPAAPDASVSPDTHVVAPGDTLFGLAEAYGVTVADLDAANALGGSTLIVPGQVLVVRRPEPVVTVASVSVPLTDEMRANARIVIDLGRALGVPEQGIVIALAAAAQESGLRNLHHGDQDSLGLFQQRPSEGWGTPEEVLDPVRATTAFYGGAANPNPGRTSGLLDIVGWEAMSVTQAAQAVQLSAHPDHYAKWEVSARAWLSELG